In Granulicella mallensis MP5ACTX8, the sequence ATGTCATGCAGGAGATCTTCTTCCAGCTTTGGAAGAACCCAAACACTTTTGTCCAGGGCCGCGGTTCGCTGGGTGCGTGGCTCGCCGTTGTCGCGAGAAACCGGGCGATCGACGTTTTGCGGCGCAGAAAACCGACCGACTCCGTAGACGAGGTCGTCCTGGTTTCAAAGACGAACATCTCCTCGGAGATCGAGCGCAACATCATGGTGGAAAAGATTCGCGAACTTATGAAGAGTCTTCCATCCGAGCAGCAGAAGTCAGTAGAACTAGCTTTTTTTGAGGGGTTGAGTCACGCAGAGGTTGCGGCTAAAACGGGCGATCCCCTGGGCACTGTAAAGACGAGAATTAGATTGGCATTAATCAGCTTACGAAAGGCCATCCAGGCATGATGCAAGGCGAACACATCTCGCAGGAGGATCTAGCTCTCTATGCGATGCAGGCTCTCTCTCCGGAGGAAGCCCTGGCAGTCCGCACGCATCTGGCGGAGTGTGCACTTTGCCGCGCCGAGTTGGCTGAGCTCTCCGGCGATCTAGCGCTGGTCGCTCTAAGCGTCGAACAACACCCCATGCCTGAAGGCGCGCGGCAGCGTTTCCTCAACAGGGTCTCCGCAGATTCGGCAGCAACTACGCAGCAGGCGGTAGAACTTCTGGCTGCTCAAGAAGCGCCTCGCAGGGCGACGCGTACGACAGCAATCTGGCTTCCCTGGGCGGCAGTCGCGGCACTGGTCATCGCGGTGGTCTCTCTCAACATGAAGATTGCTTCACTCAAGGAACAACTGAGCGAGCAGTCCAGTACAGCGCTGAAACTGGAAGCCGAATCCTCACACGCGCAACAGGTGCTCGAGGTCTTGACCGCGCCCAAGGCTCAACGCGCAACACTGACTGCCAGCAAGGTTCCTGCTGTTCCTACCGGACGGGCTGTCTATTTAGCAGATCGTGGCGCTTTGGTCCTGCAGGCGAGCAATCTGGAGCATCTGCCGGAAGGTAAGACCTATGAGCTTTGGGTGGTTCCGGCAAACGGTGCCTCGCCCATTCCGGCAGGACTCTTCCGGCCCGACGCCACGGGTTCTGCCAGTCTGGTGTTGCCGCCTTTGCCCAAGGGCATTCCTGCAAAGGCCTTTGCGATCACCATCGAAAGAGCCGAGGGCTCCAGCGTCCCAACGGCTCCGATTATTCTCTCTGGCGCTGCGACAGGGGTTTAGACCGGAAACACAATCGTTAGATCCCTGGTGTGTCCGCTTCTGTCTTTGCCTTTGCTTTTCTGTCTTGTCATTCCCGAAGGGAATCTGCTTCTGCTTTTGTCTTTGCTTTTCTGGCTGTCATTCCGAGCGCAGCGAGCGAACCTGCTGTCTCCCGTTTTCTGCCAGTGCTACCGCAAACGATATGCGCTATCTCACACCGGGCTCTAGCCCCAACTCACCTATTTTTCTGGGGAACACGAGCAAAGAACGGGAGACAGCAGATTCCCTTCGGGAATGACAACCAGAAAAACAAAGCAGCAAGCCATCCCGCCGCTACATCTTGTAACGCCCCATCTCGTCATCATTCAAATTCTCCAGCCAGCGCCGCAGATCCTCCGGCGCCAGCGAAGTCGATCCCCCCGAGGCAAGCCGCGCCTGCTCCAGAAGCTGCTTGCTGACAAAGATAGGGCAGTCGGAGCGCAGAGCCAGCGCAATAGCATCAGAAGGGCGCGCATCCAGCGCAACGACTTCCCCGCCCTGATCCATCCAGATCGTTGCGTGAAAGGTATCCTCGCGCAGCGCCCCGACAACCACACGAGTCACGCGAGCATTCAGCCCGTGGATGATGTTGCGCAGCAGATCATGCGTCATCGGTCGTGGAGTCGTGGCCTTCTCGATCTCAAGAGCGATAGCATTGGCCTCGAACAACCCAACCCAGATCGGGAGCACGACCTCCCCGCTGAGATCGTTGAGCACGACGATGGGCATCTTCGTTGAAGGGTCCATCATGAGCCCGCGAATGCGAACCTCTACATCAGGTTCCGCGGACTCCTGGGGGTTGGACTCGAATTTGAAGCCGGGCAAGTGCATGGGTGCTAGTGTACAACCGGAACGCGTGCGTTCAGAGCCTGTTGGGCGGCCAGTGCCGGAGAGGGTACCGTCGGGACGGAAATCGCCTCACCCACCAGCGAGCTCGGAAAGACCTGGGTGATACGTACGTCAATATAGCTTCCAGACGGCGGAGTGCTATCGCACATGAAGTTAACGGTCTTATTCTGCGTAGAGCGCCCCGTAATCTGCCCCCGTGAGTTGGCGCCGTGCTCCACCATGACCTCGACGGTCTGGTCGAGGTGCCGGCCATAGTTTTCGCGTTGAATCTCGCGTTGGCGGGCGTTGAGGATTGCGAGGCGCGCCACCTTCACGTCCTCGGGGATCGAATCATGCATATGGATCGCCGGGGTGTTCGGGCGCGGCGAGTACTTGAAGCCATAGATGGCGTCGTAGCCAACCGTCTCCAGCAGCGTAATGGTGTCCTCAAAGTCACGGTCGGTCTCTCCGGGAAACCCGACGATGATGTCCGAGGTGAGAGAGATGTCGCGGCGCGCTGCCTTGGTCCAGGCGATGCGCTCCAGGTACCAGTCGCGCGTATAGTCGCGCTGCATGGCCCGCAGAACGTCGGT encodes:
- a CDS encoding RNA polymerase sigma factor, encoding MEGRSEPLHCPLLDSSMIEKSSNPIRAAERSLNSDLDRLQAANDEFLLERVRANDQKAMADIFDRYGSLVYSVSLRVLKDPGQAEDVMQEIFFQLWKNPNTFVQGRGSLGAWLAVVARNRAIDVLRRRKPTDSVDEVVLVSKTNISSEIERNIMVEKIRELMKSLPSEQQKSVELAFFEGLSHAEVAAKTGDPLGTVKTRIRLALISLRKAIQA
- a CDS encoding anti-sigma factor — translated: MMQGEHISQEDLALYAMQALSPEEALAVRTHLAECALCRAELAELSGDLALVALSVEQHPMPEGARQRFLNRVSADSAATTQQAVELLAAQEAPRRATRTTAIWLPWAAVAALVIAVVSLNMKIASLKEQLSEQSSTALKLEAESSHAQQVLEVLTAPKAQRATLTASKVPAVPTGRAVYLADRGALVLQASNLEHLPEGKTYELWVVPANGASPIPAGLFRPDATGSASLVLPPLPKGIPAKAFAITIERAEGSSVPTAPIILSGAATGV
- a CDS encoding bifunctional nuclease family protein, with amino-acid sequence MHLPGFKFESNPQESAEPDVEVRIRGLMMDPSTKMPIVVLNDLSGEVVLPIWVGLFEANAIALEIEKATTPRPMTHDLLRNIIHGLNARVTRVVVGALREDTFHATIWMDQGGEVVALDARPSDAIALALRSDCPIFVSKQLLEQARLASGGSTSLAPEDLRRWLENLNDDEMGRYKM